A genomic region of Blattabacterium cuenoti contains the following coding sequences:
- a CDS encoding aspartate aminotransferase family protein gives MKGLENDFMQYQTQVLTNPMKIRVDYADGHYIYGKDGKKYLDFVAGVSVNTFGYGNKKIKDAIKKQVEKYLHTMVYGEFIQEPCVQLCKKLAENTPYPLKKTYLLTSGTEAVEGALKLAKGYTGREEIISCKWAYHGSTHGSMSIMGNENYKRSFRPLLPLIKFITFNKIEELTSSITEKTACVILETIQCSSGVTLPKNSFLKEVKKKCEEKNALMILDEIQTGFGRTGKLFAFEHYGIVPDILIMGKGMGGGMPISGFMSSDEIMKFFSDRVSLGHLSTFGGNPVSAAASLTTLNQLIDSNIMEDISLKEKWIRKYLVHDQIKNIHGKGLLLSLELENKNYAQKVLESCLKKGLILFRFLFHSSSLRISPPLTITEKEIQEGCSMIRESLNDLRK, from the coding sequence ATGAAAGGATTAGAAAATGATTTTATGCAATATCAGACTCAAGTGCTCACTAATCCTATGAAAATTAGGGTAGATTATGCAGATGGTCATTATATTTACGGAAAAGATGGTAAAAAATATTTAGATTTTGTGGCAGGTGTTTCTGTCAATACCTTCGGATATGGAAATAAAAAAATCAAAGATGCTATAAAAAAACAAGTAGAAAAATATTTGCATACCATGGTCTATGGTGAATTCATACAGGAACCTTGTGTACAACTTTGTAAAAAGTTAGCAGAAAATACTCCATATCCGTTAAAGAAAACTTATTTACTAACGTCTGGAACGGAAGCTGTAGAAGGTGCATTGAAATTAGCTAAGGGTTATACTGGAAGAGAAGAAATCATATCTTGTAAATGGGCTTATCATGGGAGTACTCATGGATCTATGAGTATTATGGGGAATGAAAACTACAAAAGGTCTTTCAGACCTCTACTTCCCCTCATTAAATTTATTACATTTAATAAAATCGAAGAATTAACTTCTTCGATTACAGAAAAAACAGCTTGTGTTATTTTAGAAACGATACAATGTTCTTCTGGGGTGACATTGCCTAAAAATTCTTTTCTCAAAGAAGTAAAGAAAAAATGTGAAGAAAAAAATGCTTTAATGATATTGGATGAAATACAAACAGGATTTGGAAGAACAGGGAAACTTTTTGCCTTTGAACATTATGGAATAGTTCCGGATATTCTAATAATGGGAAAAGGAATGGGAGGAGGAATGCCTATAAGTGGATTTATGTCATCTGATGAAATCATGAAATTTTTTTCTGATCGTGTTTCTTTGGGTCATCTAAGCACTTTTGGGGGGAATCCTGTATCAGCTGCAGCTTCTTTAACTACACTAAATCAACTTATTGATTCTAATATTATGGAAGATATTTCTTTAAAAGAAAAATGGATAAGAAAATATTTAGTTCATGATCAAATTAAAAATATTCATGGAAAAGGACTTCTTTTATCTTTGGAATTGGAAAATAAAAATTATGCTCAAAAAGTATTAGAATCTTGTTTAAAAAAAGGATTAATTCTATTTCGTTTTTTATTTCATAGTAGTTCTTTACGTATTTCTCCTCCGTTAACTATTACAGAAAAAGAAATTCAAGAAGGATGTTCTATGATTAGAGAATCTTTGAACGATCTTAGAAAGTAA
- the truA gene encoding tRNA pseudouridine(38-40) synthase TruA, producing the protein MRFFIELSYNGKPYHGWQIQNKVNSVEGQLEYCLSKLLNTSINIVGAGRTDRGVHAKQMFAHFDFEEKISSNFVNRLNLFLPKSIYVSNIFPVKKHIHARFHALSRTYKYYLTSEKNPFFQDFSWHCFYPLDIQRMNQASQILMKYKDFSSFCKKNKNKKNNICDIYHADWSINKIHFCFTIEANRFLRNMVRSIIGTLIDVGRVKISINKFIKIIELKDPTSCSSPSVPACGLFLTKIIYPEDIFL; encoded by the coding sequence TTGAGATTTTTTATTGAATTATCGTATAATGGGAAACCCTATCATGGATGGCAAATTCAGAATAAAGTAAATTCTGTAGAAGGACAATTAGAATATTGTTTATCTAAATTATTAAATACTTCTATAAATATAGTAGGAGCAGGGAGAACAGACAGAGGAGTTCATGCCAAACAAATGTTTGCACATTTTGATTTCGAAGAAAAGATAAGTAGTAATTTTGTTAATAGATTAAATCTTTTTTTGCCTAAATCTATTTATGTATCCAATATTTTCCCAGTTAAAAAACATATTCATGCCAGATTTCATGCATTAAGCCGGACTTATAAATACTATTTGACAAGTGAAAAAAATCCATTTTTTCAAGATTTTTCTTGGCATTGTTTCTATCCATTAGATATTCAAAGAATGAATCAAGCTTCTCAAATTTTAATGAAATATAAAGATTTTAGTTCTTTTTGTAAAAAGAACAAGAATAAAAAAAATAATATATGTGATATATATCATGCTGATTGGTCAATAAATAAGATTCATTTTTGTTTTACTATTGAAGCTAATCGTTTTTTAAGAAATATGGTTAGATCCATAATTGGTACATTGATTGATGTAGGAAGAGTAAAAATTAGCATAAATAAATTTATAAAAATTATAGAGTTAAAAGATCCTACCTCTTGTAGTAGTCCTTCCGTTCCTGCATGTGGTTTGTTTCTTACTAAAATTATTTATCCAGAAGACATTTTTCTATGA
- a CDS encoding ABC transporter ATP-binding protein — MKKNLKKEKSSLKQLLKISLNYKLILIVTVGISILISFISAYRPKLIQKAIDVHIVYKDFFGLKNILIWIILLLFLESIFHFILLYLSNILAQNVIKKIRIQLFEKLLHFNNSFFSKTPIGKLVSYSVSDIETITVIFNDGILLVSGDVLRIMMIIIMMYTVHKELSFIVFLTIPFMYFITRFFQKTLKKTFHEERVQTSRLNSFLQENIIGMSIIQLFHKEKEEYLKFKSINHRLMNAHFKTIFYFSIFFPIVELVSAATISIVIFYGGFHAMGSENVKPGQIIAFIFFIYLLFRPMRQIADRFNIIQRGIAGIERIFSILNSEEMIVNKGKIRIKKLKGHIVFNNVYFSYVDGETVLKGISFEIKPGEKIAIVGSTGSGKSTITHLISRLYDIKKGKILIDGHCIQDIELKNLRSHIRVVTQDTFLFNDSIINNITLGDPSISVEKIEKMAKKIGIHSFITSLPHEYKYIVKERGGILSLGEKQLIAFLRVQMHPYSILILDEATASLNKELEKLIYHATDSLTKNKTSIIITHRLSTLENADKILVINKGHLVEKGSHKELIQLNGYYAGLFNK, encoded by the coding sequence ATGAAAAAAAATTTAAAAAAAGAAAAATCTTCCTTAAAACAACTTTTAAAAATTAGTTTAAATTACAAACTTATATTAATAGTTACAGTAGGCATTTCTATATTAATATCTTTTATATCTGCTTATCGTCCTAAATTGATACAAAAGGCTATAGACGTTCATATAGTTTATAAGGATTTTTTTGGTCTGAAAAACATTTTAATATGGATTATTTTACTCCTTTTCTTAGAAAGTATATTTCATTTTATTTTATTATATCTATCTAATATACTAGCCCAAAATGTTATAAAAAAAATAAGAATTCAATTGTTTGAAAAATTACTACATTTCAATAATTCTTTTTTTAGTAAAACCCCAATTGGAAAACTAGTTTCTTATTCCGTTTCAGACATAGAAACTATTACTGTCATATTTAATGATGGAATACTACTTGTATCTGGAGATGTTTTAAGAATCATGATGATTATTATTATGATGTATACGGTACATAAAGAGTTATCCTTTATAGTTTTTTTAACAATCCCCTTTATGTACTTTATTACTCGTTTTTTTCAAAAAACATTAAAAAAAACTTTTCATGAAGAACGTGTCCAAACTTCACGTTTAAATAGTTTTTTACAAGAAAATATCATAGGAATGTCTATTATACAACTTTTTCATAAAGAAAAAGAAGAATATTTAAAATTTAAATCTATCAATCATAGATTGATGAATGCACATTTTAAAACTATTTTTTATTTTTCTATTTTTTTTCCGATAGTGGAACTTGTATCTGCAGCTACAATAAGTATTGTAATATTTTATGGAGGTTTTCATGCTATGGGAAGTGAAAATGTAAAACCTGGACAAATTATTGCTTTTATTTTTTTTATTTATCTTCTTTTTCGCCCTATGCGGCAAATAGCAGATAGATTTAACATTATACAAAGAGGAATAGCTGGCATAGAACGTATATTTTCTATATTAAACTCGGAGGAGATGATTGTTAATAAGGGAAAGATACGAATAAAAAAATTAAAAGGACATATTGTATTTAATAATGTTTATTTTTCCTATGTTGATGGAGAAACAGTATTGAAAGGAATTTCTTTTGAAATAAAACCTGGAGAAAAAATAGCCATAGTAGGGTCTACAGGTTCTGGAAAATCTACTATAACACATTTAATTTCTAGATTATACGATATAAAAAAAGGAAAAATTCTAATTGATGGACATTGTATTCAAGATATTGAGCTAAAAAATCTAAGATCTCATATAAGAGTAGTCACACAGGATACCTTTTTATTTAATGATTCGATTATCAATAATATTACCTTAGGCGATCCTTCAATTAGTGTAGAAAAAATAGAAAAAATGGCAAAAAAAATAGGAATACATAGTTTTATTACATCTTTACCTCACGAATATAAATACATTGTAAAAGAAAGAGGAGGAATATTATCACTTGGAGAAAAACAATTGATTGCTTTTTTAAGAGTCCAAATGCATCCTTATTCTATACTGATCTTAGATGAAGCGACCGCATCTTTAAATAAAGAATTAGAAAAACTGATCTATCATGCTACAGATAGTTTAACTAAAAATAAAACTTCAATTATTATCACTCATCGTCTTTCTACGTTAGAAAACGCTGATAAAATTTTAGTGATAAACAAAGGTCATCTTGTAGAAAAAGGAAGTCATAAGGAATTAATTCAATTAAATGGATACTATGCAGGTTTATTCAATAAGTAA
- a CDS encoding peptidylprolyl isomerase, which yields MFCPSYALEKIGGITAFIGDEIILDSEVKHYLDSNNKIPPCKGLENLIIHKLILYHAKKDTSIQIDNQEIQSKKEEFLKGVNSDFYKNLSLEELTETIKNNQYIEKFYQKMKEDIDISPEEVKYFFNKEKEKLPMIPKKICVSYMILSPKFSKEHREKIMNFLKKIKNEIHSDNDFSMKAILLSEDYSSAFKGGIINGINKKNISKEFERIVFSLEEKQISEPFETDLGFHLVKLEKKRGEEIDIRHILIKPKYTEEELRRAKSFANEIKNRLTNHEISFETISNEKPLLYNEIVNHSVWKQVWFEENQISKNLKIALQNLKDGEITEPYKEIVNGKEIFFIVQLLKRKPSHPISFKENYTELKNLVMNIKQEEKIQNWIKNQLKKTYLRIEYPCPGK from the coding sequence ATGTTTTGTCCTTCATACGCTTTGGAAAAGATCGGGGGAATTACAGCTTTCATAGGAGATGAGATTATCTTAGATTCCGAAGTAAAACATTATTTAGATTCTAATAATAAAATTCCCCCTTGTAAAGGATTAGAAAATTTGATCATTCATAAATTAATACTTTATCATGCAAAAAAAGATACAAGTATACAAATAGACAATCAAGAAATACAATCAAAAAAAGAAGAATTTTTAAAGGGAGTTAATAGTGATTTTTACAAAAATTTATCTTTGGAAGAATTAACTGAAACAATTAAAAATAATCAGTATATAGAAAAGTTTTATCAAAAAATGAAGGAAGATATTGATATATCTCCTGAAGAAGTAAAATATTTTTTCAATAAAGAAAAAGAAAAACTTCCTATGATTCCTAAAAAAATTTGTGTTTCTTATATGATTTTATCTCCAAAATTCAGTAAAGAACATCGAGAAAAAATTATGAATTTTTTGAAAAAAATAAAAAATGAAATTCATTCTGATAATGATTTTTCCATGAAAGCTATTTTATTATCAGAAGATTATTCTTCTGCATTCAAAGGAGGTATTATTAATGGAATTAATAAGAAAAATATATCAAAAGAATTCGAACGAATAGTTTTTTCTTTAGAAGAAAAACAAATATCTGAACCTTTTGAAACAGATTTAGGTTTTCATTTAGTTAAATTAGAAAAAAAAAGAGGAGAAGAAATAGACATAAGACACATTTTAATCAAACCTAAATATACGGAAGAAGAATTACGAAGAGCTAAATCATTTGCAAATGAAATTAAAAATCGTCTTACAAATCATGAAATTTCTTTCGAAACCATTTCAAATGAAAAACCTTTATTGTATAATGAAATAGTGAATCATTCTGTATGGAAACAAGTTTGGTTTGAAGAAAATCAAATATCAAAAAATTTGAAAATAGCATTACAAAATTTAAAAGATGGAGAAATTACTGAACCTTATAAAGAAATTGTAAATGGAAAAGAAATTTTTTTCATAGTCCAATTATTAAAACGTAAACCTTCTCATCCTATTTCTTTTAAAGAAAATTATACTGAATTAAAAAATTTAGTCATGAATATAAAGCAAGAAGAAAAAATACAAAATTGGATAAAAAATCAGTTAAAAAAAACTTATCTAAGAATAGAGTATCCTTGTCCAGGTAAATAA
- the lptB gene encoding LPS export ABC transporter ATP-binding protein, which produces MTLITKNLYKKYKKKNVVIDVSIRLNRGEIVGIIGPNGAGKTTYFYMIVGMIQPDKGEIFLNGENITGYPMYQRSRKGIGYLAQEPSIFRKLSVEDNILCILEMQKNSYNEIKIRTEELLEEFGLQHIRKLQGGIISGGERRRTEIARCLAINPTFILLDEPFSGIDPIAIEELQKIILSLKKKNIGILITDHNVQETFLIADRLYLMFEGKILKDGPPKKLIQDPMVKKVYLGNYFVKTHKHKKDK; this is translated from the coding sequence ATGACTTTGATAACTAAAAATCTATACAAAAAATATAAAAAAAAAAACGTGGTAATAGATGTCTCTATTCGTTTAAATCGTGGAGAAATAGTGGGAATAATAGGTCCAAACGGGGCTGGAAAAACTACTTATTTCTATATGATTGTAGGAATGATTCAACCGGATAAAGGAGAAATATTTCTTAATGGAGAGAATATTACTGGATATCCCATGTATCAACGTTCTAGAAAAGGAATTGGATATTTAGCACAAGAACCATCTATTTTTAGAAAATTATCTGTGGAAGATAATATTTTATGCATATTAGAAATGCAAAAAAATTCCTATAATGAAATAAAGATAAGAACAGAAGAACTTCTTGAAGAATTTGGGTTACAGCATATACGAAAATTACAGGGAGGTATTATCTCTGGTGGAGAACGTAGACGTACTGAAATTGCTAGATGTTTAGCTATCAATCCTACGTTTATTCTTTTAGATGAACCTTTTTCTGGAATAGATCCTATAGCAATAGAAGAATTACAAAAAATTATTCTTTCTTTAAAAAAAAAAAATATTGGGATATTAATTACTGATCATAATGTTCAAGAAACTTTTCTGATAGCAGATCGCCTTTATCTCATGTTTGAAGGTAAAATTTTAAAAGATGGACCTCCTAAAAAATTAATACAAGACCCTATGGTAAAAAAAGTTTATTTGGGAAATTATTTTGTAAAAACCCATAAACATAAAAAAGATAAATGA
- a CDS encoding thiamine diphosphokinase — protein MNHRFTGPEVELFLNGEPPNICCKKNFFYKKKIFAVDGAFYYLEKMGIQVDYLSGDFDSILRKDIPLGMDFFETNDQNYTDFDKALQIIHDQGFFNVNVWGASGKEQDHFLGNLSTALKYKRKLSLIFHDDYHSYFFSDKKHVFYQKKNKKISLFPFPKVEGLLTHGLKYPISKELLKIGQRIGIRNEAIENPIKISYQKGELLIFIEK, from the coding sequence ATGAATCATCGTTTTACAGGTCCAGAAGTAGAATTATTTCTTAATGGAGAACCACCTAATATTTGCTGCAAAAAAAATTTCTTTTATAAAAAAAAAATATTTGCGGTTGATGGAGCTTTTTACTATTTAGAAAAAATGGGAATACAAGTAGATTATCTTAGTGGAGATTTCGATTCTATTTTAAGAAAAGATATTCCATTAGGAATGGATTTTTTTGAAACAAATGATCAAAATTATACTGATTTTGATAAAGCTTTACAAATAATACATGATCAAGGTTTTTTTAATGTGAATGTTTGGGGAGCTAGTGGAAAAGAACAAGATCATTTTTTGGGAAATTTATCTACAGCTTTGAAATATAAAAGAAAGTTATCTTTAATTTTTCATGATGATTATCATTCTTATTTTTTTTCTGATAAAAAACATGTTTTTTATCAGAAAAAAAATAAGAAAATATCTCTTTTTCCATTTCCAAAAGTAGAGGGACTCCTTACTCATGGTCTAAAATATCCTATAAGTAAGGAATTATTAAAAATAGGTCAACGTATAGGAATTAGAAATGAAGCGATAGAAAACCCAATAAAAATAAGTTATCAAAAGGGAGAATTATTAATTTTCATAGAAAAATAA
- the mdh gene encoding malate dehydrogenase produces the protein MKVTIIGAGNVGASCASLLAEKNIVNEIVLLDIRDKIAEGKSLDIAQMLPIISSNTHTHIIGFTNDYSKSKNSEVIIITCGIPRKPGMSRDDLVNTNAKIIHSVTKESIYFSPEAKFIIVSNPLDVMSYVAYLTARVDYSRVIGMAGILDSARYRYFLSKELNCSPHDIQTLLLGGHGDTMVPLYRYTSISGIPIMEFISREKNQVIIEKTKKGGEQIVNLLGTSAWMAPSASVVQMVEAIIKDSKRILSCSVFLKGEYDLKDVYLGVPVMLGKTGIEKIIELKLNQEERNLLKKSANHIKNMIKKLDDFHF, from the coding sequence ATGAAAGTTACTATTATTGGAGCGGGAAATGTAGGAGCATCATGTGCTAGTCTTTTAGCTGAAAAAAATATCGTGAATGAAATCGTTTTATTAGATATAAGAGATAAAATTGCCGAAGGCAAGAGCTTAGATATAGCTCAAATGTTACCTATTATTAGTTCAAACACTCACACTCATATCATTGGCTTTACCAATGATTATTCTAAATCAAAAAATTCTGAAGTCATCATTATTACTTGTGGGATACCTAGAAAACCTGGAATGAGTCGTGATGATTTAGTAAATACAAATGCAAAAATCATTCATTCTGTAACTAAAGAATCTATTTATTTTTCTCCAGAAGCAAAATTTATCATCGTTTCTAATCCATTGGATGTCATGTCTTATGTAGCTTATCTTACAGCAAGAGTGGATTATTCTCGCGTGATTGGAATGGCTGGAATTTTAGATTCAGCTAGATATCGCTATTTTTTGTCTAAAGAATTGAATTGTTCTCCTCATGATATACAAACTTTATTATTAGGTGGACATGGAGATACGATGGTCCCTTTATACAGGTATACATCGATATCAGGAATTCCTATCATGGAGTTTATATCAAGAGAAAAAAATCAAGTAATTATTGAAAAAACCAAAAAAGGTGGGGAACAAATTGTAAATCTATTGGGGACTTCAGCTTGGATGGCTCCTAGTGCATCCGTGGTGCAAATGGTAGAAGCTATTATAAAGGATTCTAAACGAATTTTATCATGTTCTGTTTTTTTAAAAGGAGAGTATGATTTGAAAGATGTTTATTTAGGAGTTCCAGTTATGTTGGGGAAAACAGGAATAGAAAAAATTATAGAATTAAAACTGAACCAAGAAGAAAGAAATCTTTTAAAAAAATCCGCTAATCATATAAAAAATATGATAAAAAAATTGGATGATTTTCATTTTTAA
- the gcvP gene encoding aminomethyl-transferring glycine dehydrogenase, whose amino-acid sequence MNEDFIRKKFYFRHIGPSCEDIHKMLKILRCRSIKELINKTIPKEIRLKKNLILPNSISEYKYLNHIFRISKRNKVFRSYIGLGYKNTITPAVIQRNILENPNWYTPYTPYQSEISQGRLEALINFQTMISDLTSMKISNASMLDEGTATADAMFMIYKESLRRRRIKNDPYFFVSDEILPQSFAILKTRCFGLGIKLIQDSHGELKRYQKKDIFGLLLPYPSSLGEIYDYSETVKYAKNKDISVVVSADILSLTLLTPPGEWNADVVVGSTQSFGIPMGYGGPHAAFFSTREKYKRFIPGRIIGESLDIKNKKAFRMALQTREQHIKRERATSNICTSQVLPAIMASMYALYHGPKGLKIIAENIHKCTKKLEHGLIHTIDGIEQINSFYFDTLRIRIDKPEIFSLEKLKKIAERRRTNFRYVDSHQMTITLDETSCEEDIHHIISIFHEVNNHKTERNIYNFFLKKNQKEKYKIPNSLERKSNFLTHSIFHKFHSENELMRYIKRLERKDLSLTHSMIPLGSCTMKLNASAELFSLSQYEWRNIHPFVPKDQTKGYQFIIHNLEKYLKEITGFSGISLQPNSGAQGEYAGLMVIKAYHQYLQEYKRNVALIPTSSHGTNPASAMMAGMKVILIHTKKNGSIDKNDLLKKVKDNKDFLSVLMITYPSTHGVYESHIKEIIEIIHDHGGQVYMDGANMNAQIGLMKPAKIGVDVCHLNLHKTFAIPHGGGGPGMGPICVASHLQPFLPDHPFVQKDKNKKILTVSSSPYGSPLILTISYAYIRLLGPYGLRKCTEISILNANYIKEKLKNDYKILYVGKNDTVAHELIIDCRIFKSIGIEVIDIAKRMMDYGYHAPTISFPVEGCMMIEPTESESKEELDRFIETLINIRKEIKEIEKGQFSEKENVLKNAPHSLDLLTENNWIYPYTREKAAYPLNWVKERKFWPSISRIDDGYGDRNLICTCT is encoded by the coding sequence ATGAATGAGGATTTCATTAGAAAAAAATTCTATTTCAGACATATAGGTCCGTCTTGTGAAGACATTCACAAAATGTTGAAAATATTAAGATGTAGATCAATCAAAGAGTTAATCAATAAAACAATTCCAAAAGAAATACGTTTAAAAAAAAACTTAATTCTTCCGAATTCTATTTCGGAATACAAATATTTAAATCATATTTTCAGAATTAGCAAAAGAAATAAAGTTTTTCGTTCTTATATAGGATTGGGGTATAAAAATACTATTACGCCAGCTGTAATTCAAAGAAATATTTTAGAAAATCCAAATTGGTATACTCCTTATACTCCCTATCAATCGGAAATATCTCAAGGGCGTTTAGAAGCATTAATCAATTTTCAAACTATGATTTCAGATCTTACTTCCATGAAAATTAGTAACGCTTCTATGTTAGATGAAGGAACAGCAACAGCTGATGCCATGTTTATGATTTATAAAGAAAGTTTAAGAAGAAGACGTATAAAAAATGATCCTTATTTTTTCGTTTCAGATGAAATTTTACCACAATCATTCGCAATACTCAAGACTAGATGTTTTGGTTTAGGAATAAAATTGATTCAAGATTCTCATGGAGAATTAAAAAGATATCAAAAAAAAGATATATTCGGTTTGTTACTTCCATATCCTTCCTCTTTAGGAGAAATATATGACTATAGTGAAACAGTCAAATATGCAAAGAATAAAGATATATCGGTAGTAGTATCTGCAGATATTTTATCTCTAACCTTATTAACGCCTCCTGGAGAATGGAATGCGGATGTAGTGGTAGGTTCCACTCAATCTTTTGGGATTCCTATGGGGTATGGAGGACCTCATGCTGCTTTTTTTTCTACTCGTGAAAAGTATAAACGTTTTATTCCAGGAAGAATTATTGGAGAATCTTTGGATATAAAGAATAAAAAAGCATTTCGTATGGCTTTGCAAACAAGAGAACAACATATCAAAAGAGAAAGAGCAACTTCCAATATCTGTACATCACAAGTATTGCCTGCTATAATGGCTTCTATGTATGCTTTATATCATGGTCCAAAAGGATTAAAAATAATAGCAGAAAATATTCATAAATGTACCAAAAAGTTGGAACATGGATTGATTCATACTATTGATGGAATAGAGCAAATTAACTCATTTTATTTTGACACTCTCAGAATTAGAATAGACAAACCAGAAATTTTTTCTTTAGAAAAACTAAAAAAAATAGCTGAACGCAGAAGAACTAATTTCCGATATGTAGATTCTCATCAGATGACAATCACTTTAGACGAAACATCCTGTGAAGAGGATATCCATCATATTATTTCTATATTCCATGAAGTTAATAATCATAAAACGGAAAGAAATATCTATAATTTTTTTTTAAAAAAAAATCAAAAGGAAAAATATAAAATTCCTAATTCTTTAGAAAGAAAATCTAATTTTTTAACCCATTCAATTTTTCATAAGTTTCATTCAGAAAATGAACTTATGCGTTATATTAAAAGACTAGAAAGAAAAGATCTTTCTTTAACTCATTCTATGATTCCATTAGGATCATGCACCATGAAACTAAATGCATCTGCAGAATTATTTTCTCTTAGCCAATATGAATGGAGAAATATTCATCCTTTTGTTCCTAAGGATCAAACAAAAGGATATCAGTTTATTATTCATAATTTAGAAAAATACCTAAAAGAAATAACTGGATTTTCTGGAATATCTTTACAACCTAATTCAGGAGCTCAAGGAGAATATGCTGGACTCATGGTTATCAAAGCTTATCATCAATATTTACAAGAATATAAAAGAAATGTGGCTCTAATTCCTACTTCTTCACATGGAACTAATCCTGCATCGGCAATGATGGCTGGAATGAAAGTTATCTTAATTCATACCAAAAAAAACGGATCCATCGATAAAAATGATTTGTTGAAAAAAGTAAAAGATAATAAAGATTTTTTATCCGTATTAATGATTACATATCCATCAACTCATGGTGTTTACGAATCTCATATCAAGGAAATTATAGAAATTATTCACGATCATGGAGGGCAAGTTTATATGGATGGAGCAAATATGAATGCACAAATCGGATTGATGAAACCAGCAAAAATAGGTGTAGATGTATGTCATCTAAATTTACATAAAACTTTTGCCATTCCTCATGGAGGAGGAGGTCCAGGAATGGGACCTATTTGTGTGGCTTCCCATTTACAACCTTTTCTTCCGGATCATCCATTTGTTCAAAAAGACAAAAATAAAAAAATATTGACCGTTTCTTCTTCTCCATATGGATCTCCTCTAATCTTAACAATTTCTTATGCTTATATTCGTCTTTTAGGTCCATATGGACTTAGAAAATGCACGGAGATATCTATATTGAATGCTAATTACATAAAGGAAAAATTAAAAAATGATTATAAAATATTATATGTTGGAAAAAATGATACAGTAGCACATGAACTGATTATAGACTGTCGAATTTTCAAATCAATTGGGATAGAAGTTATAGATATAGCTAAAAGAATGATGGATTATGGGTATCATGCTCCTACTATATCTTTTCCTGTAGAAGGATGTATGATGATAGAACCTACGGAAAGTGAATCTAAAGAAGAATTAGATCGTTTTATTGAAACCCTTATAAACATACGTAAAGAAATTAAGGAAATTGAAAAAGGTCAATTTTCTGAAAAAGAAAATGTCTTAAAAAATGCTCCACATAGTTTAGATTTATTAACAGAAAACAACTGGATTTATCCTTATACTAGAGAAAAAGCCGCTTATCCATTGAATTGGGTAAAAGAGAGAAAGTTTTGGCCATCCATTAGTAGAATCGATGATGGATACGGAGATAGAAATCTAATTTGTACATGCACTTAG